In the Leptotrichia sp. oral taxon 847 genome, one interval contains:
- a CDS encoding NAD(P)-dependent oxidoreductase: MENSQNEIEKIVKNYFLVITATDDADLNEKIALICDRNNILVNNVSSKTMMNTMFTGVVKNSEFQISISTNGKNCKRSRAMKEEIKKVLNKIENLENGEENV, from the coding sequence TTGGAAAATAGTCAAAATGAAATTGAAAAAATCGTAAAAAATTATTTTTTGGTAATAACTGCAACTGATGATGCGGATTTGAATGAAAAAATTGCGTTGATTTGTGATAGAAATAATATTTTAGTGAACAACGTTTCTTCAAAAACCATGATGAATACAATGTTTACTGGAGTTGTGAAAAATAGTGAGTTTCAAATTTCAATTTCTACGAATGGGAAAAACTGTAAGCGAAGTCGAGCGATGAAGGAAGAGATAAAAAAAGTTTTGAATAAAATTGAAAATTTAGAGAATGGAGAAGAAAATGTTTAA
- a CDS encoding ABC transporter ATP-binding protein: MIEFINVGMTYPNGNVGLKNINLTLNESEITVFIGPSGSGKTTLLKMINRLEDNTTGEVKINGKNVKDYNIHKMRWDIGYALQQVALFPHMTVEENIAIVPELKKWKKEKIDARIDELLNMVGLEPEKYRKRNPPELSGGEAQRVGIARALAADPKIILMDEPFSALDPITRANLQEDVKKLQKQIHKTIVFVTHDIEEAFLLGDKICIIQDGELVQAGTKHEIVSNPKNAFVKKFIAIKKKEGEIYE; encoded by the coding sequence ATGATAGAATTTATCAATGTTGGAATGACTTATCCAAATGGGAATGTTGGATTAAAAAATATTAATTTGACTTTAAATGAATCTGAAATTACGGTTTTTATTGGACCGTCTGGGAGCGGAAAAACTACACTTTTGAAAATGATTAATCGGTTGGAAGATAATACGACTGGAGAAGTGAAAATTAATGGTAAAAATGTGAAAGACTACAATATTCACAAAATGCGTTGGGATATTGGATATGCTTTGCAGCAAGTGGCACTTTTTCCGCATATGACGGTTGAAGAAAATATTGCAATTGTGCCTGAATTGAAAAAATGGAAGAAAGAAAAAATTGATGCAAGAATTGACGAGTTATTAAATATGGTTGGACTTGAGCCTGAAAAATATCGAAAAAGAAATCCTCCGGAATTGTCTGGTGGAGAAGCACAAAGAGTTGGAATTGCAAGGGCTCTAGCTGCTGATCCAAAAATTATTTTGATGGATGAACCGTTTAGTGCATTAGATCCTATCACTCGTGCAAATTTACAGGAAGATGTGAAAAAACTTCAGAAACAAATTCACAAAACAATTGTTTTTGTAACTCATGATATCGAAGAAGCATTTTTATTGGGGGATAAAATTTGTATTATTCAAGACGGCGAGTTAGTTCAAGCTGGAACAAAACACGAAATAGTCTCAAATCCTAAAAATGCTTTTGTGAAAAAATTTATAGCTATTAAAAAGAAAGAAGGTGAAATTTATGAATAA
- a CDS encoding zinc-binding alcohol dehydrogenase family protein — protein MKRKFMKAMVLEKPCSAEEMKIKNVPIPEVKKDWILVKIKAFGINRAEIFTRQGNSPSVKLPRVIGIECVGVVEDPSNSDFKKGDKVFSMMNGMGREFDGSYAEYILIPKNQVYRLPDEKDSFKNIELKSKELLKERFSENLEITEKNIFWSEIAAYPELYYTAYGSLFKSLKLKEGETLLIRGGTGSVALAAIQLAKAINARVITTSRSASKEQFLKEKGVDEVIVGDENFDKNLRKLFPDGVDKVLELIGRPTLKSSLKSVKQGGIVCMTGCLGGWIIEYFEPLVDIISESYLTSFDSTNVNKDTVNEMFDFLEKHSIRPKISKVFSLDEIADAHEFLEGNMANGKVVVVVD, from the coding sequence ATGAAAAGAAAATTCATGAAAGCAATGGTGCTTGAAAAACCGTGTAGTGCTGAAGAAATGAAAATAAAAAATGTTCCAATTCCAGAAGTGAAAAAAGATTGGATTCTTGTGAAAATAAAGGCATTTGGAATAAATAGAGCGGAAATTTTCACTCGTCAAGGAAATTCGCCATCGGTAAAACTTCCAAGAGTAATTGGGATCGAATGTGTCGGCGTTGTGGAAGATCCGTCTAACAGTGATTTTAAAAAAGGAGACAAAGTTTTTTCGATGATGAATGGCATGGGAAGAGAATTTGACGGAAGTTATGCAGAATATATTTTAATTCCCAAAAATCAGGTTTATAGATTGCCTGATGAAAAAGATTCTTTCAAAAATATCGAATTAAAAAGCAAAGAATTGTTAAAAGAAAGATTTTCAGAAAATTTGGAAATCACAGAAAAAAATATTTTCTGGTCAGAAATTGCAGCGTATCCAGAACTTTATTATACAGCATATGGCTCACTTTTTAAAAGTTTAAAATTAAAGGAAGGAGAAACACTTTTAATTCGAGGTGGAACAGGGTCGGTGGCATTAGCAGCTATTCAGTTGGCAAAAGCTATCAATGCGAGAGTTATCACTACGAGCAGAAGTGCATCTAAAGAGCAGTTTTTGAAGGAAAAAGGTGTAGATGAAGTGATTGTTGGAGATGAAAATTTTGATAAAAATCTGAGAAAATTGTTCCCAGATGGCGTGGATAAAGTTTTGGAATTAATTGGAAGACCAACTTTGAAATCATCACTAAAATCAGTAAAGCAAGGTGGAATTGTCTGTATGACAGGATGTCTTGGTGGATGGATAATTGAATATTTTGAGCCGTTGGTAGACATCATTTCAGAATCGTATTTAACTTCATTTGACAGCACAAATGTCAATAAAGATACAGTTAATGAAATGTTTGATTTTCTTGAAAAACATTCGATTAGACCTAAGATTTCAAAAGTTTTCTCATTAGATGAAATTGCAGATGCACATGAATTTTTGGAAGGAAATATGGCGAATGGGAAAGTTGTTGTGGTTGTAGATTAA
- a CDS encoding L,D-transpeptidase family protein, which yields MKKIFKKEMKEKTKKGNGSKKLKIGIFALLNTFVGMTASAIQNSNVNLPKEFTQDIAANGYENEVFDYDFDNDGTDEKVVVSYNEENNFLNAIVSIYTNQNGKNMLSYQITFNKKINILNLEEMSKLLDKVKEYYSEYSKNMSPDETRHIMIYDDNRNSEIVFSKLKFDKHSPKDLDNFLFVKNASELLDAPKGKSIVTLKYSEKPKLLFEMVSDANQQKLYYTEITKKGSTNVNHIKEKKSKIKPLTFKGFVVDRGNNVIKRGFFWDKMVTKMDNVNKFIEETLDAGQDINIITEYAPLSHDKESKKDKFGNKNNQSVVAYTNPDKKGEIINVPDQTLFRILGEEKGMLKIETPFYGGPYYISKDKDSYKKVENINGAINKFVAIDPSSQAEMLFERDPETNKYKVVTYSFVTTGKDGSGSYETPHGAFLIAFTRGYMPFTRKAREGDTPLPERPDLTIAGVAKFAVRFSGGGYLHGIPVNTHFKGETALTETAAKIGTFKESHKCVRHFDDQVGFIVDWINAGSKIKDGDNTIPEEPVVAIVL from the coding sequence TTGAAAAAAATTTTTAAAAAGGAGATGAAGGAAAAAACAAAGAAAGGAAATGGTTCAAAAAAATTAAAAATAGGAATTTTTGCTCTGTTAAATACCTTTGTGGGAATGACTGCGAGTGCTATACAAAATAGTAATGTTAATTTACCTAAAGAATTTACTCAGGATATAGCAGCAAATGGCTACGAAAACGAAGTTTTTGACTATGATTTTGACAATGATGGAACTGATGAAAAAGTTGTAGTGAGCTATAACGAAGAAAATAATTTTTTAAATGCGATCGTTTCCATTTATACAAATCAAAATGGAAAAAATATGCTAAGTTATCAAATAACTTTTAATAAAAAAATAAACATTTTAAATTTAGAAGAGATGTCTAAATTACTGGATAAAGTAAAAGAGTATTATAGCGAATATTCAAAAAATATGTCTCCAGACGAAACTAGGCACATAATGATTTATGATGACAATAGAAATTCCGAAATAGTATTTAGTAAATTAAAATTTGATAAACATTCTCCCAAAGATTTAGATAATTTTTTATTTGTGAAAAATGCCTCTGAATTGCTCGATGCACCGAAAGGAAAATCAATTGTAACGCTAAAATATAGCGAAAAGCCAAAACTCTTATTTGAGATGGTATCGGATGCAAACCAGCAAAAATTGTACTATACTGAGATTACAAAAAAAGGAAGTACAAATGTAAATCACATTAAAGAAAAAAAATCTAAAATAAAGCCTTTAACTTTTAAAGGATTTGTGGTAGATAGAGGAAATAACGTGATAAAAAGAGGATTTTTCTGGGATAAAATGGTTACAAAAATGGATAATGTCAATAAATTTATTGAAGAAACATTAGATGCAGGACAAGATATTAATATAATCACTGAATATGCACCACTTTCTCACGATAAAGAAAGTAAAAAAGATAAATTTGGAAACAAAAACAACCAAAGTGTAGTGGCATATACAAATCCCGACAAAAAGGGGGAAATTATAAATGTCCCAGATCAAACTCTATTTAGAATTTTAGGAGAAGAAAAGGGAATGCTAAAAATTGAAACGCCATTTTATGGAGGACCTTATTACATTTCCAAAGATAAAGATAGCTACAAAAAAGTTGAAAATATAAACGGTGCGATTAATAAATTCGTTGCCATTGATCCAAGCAGTCAAGCAGAAATGCTTTTTGAGCGAGATCCAGAAACAAATAAATATAAAGTTGTAACTTATTCGTTTGTAACAACTGGAAAAGATGGAAGCGGTTCTTACGAAACACCCCATGGCGCATTTTTAATCGCGTTTACCAGAGGGTACATGCCGTTTACAAGAAAAGCTAGAGAAGGCGACACTCCTCTTCCAGAAAGACCTGATTTGACAATTGCTGGAGTTGCTAAATTTGCCGTTAGATTCAGTGGTGGAGGATATTTACACGGAATACCTGTTAACACTCATTTTAAAGGTGAAACAGCTCTAACTGAAACAGCTGCAAAGATAGGAACTTTCAAAGAATCACATAAATGTGTGAGACATTTTGACGATCAGGTTGGATTTATTGTTGATTGGATAAACGCTGGAAGTAAAATTAAAGATGGAGATAACACAATACCTGAAGAACCAGTAGTTGCAATAGTTTTATAA
- a CDS encoding MarR family transcriptional regulator, with the protein MKSNSGFYISRIKQVNTRLLNKFLAQKNITAFNGEQGRILHVLWENDGISNRELSKKSGLAMSSLTTMLERMEEKNLLIRKFCPTDKRKSLIFLTNYAKSLKSEYDEISDKMNEISFEGISDEDRLAFEATLEKVLYNFERAEQKFNKK; encoded by the coding sequence ATGAAATCAAACTCTGGATTTTATATAAGCAGAATAAAACAAGTAAATACTAGACTTTTGAATAAATTTTTGGCACAAAAAAATATAACGGCGTTTAATGGAGAGCAAGGTCGAATTTTGCATGTACTTTGGGAAAATGATGGGATTAGTAACAGAGAATTGTCGAAAAAATCTGGTCTTGCTATGAGTTCGCTTACAACGATGCTTGAGCGGATGGAAGAAAAAAATTTATTAATACGAAAATTTTGTCCGACTGATAAACGGAAAAGTTTAATTTTTTTGACAAATTATGCTAAATCTTTGAAAAGTGAATATGATGAAATTTCTGATAAAATGAATGAAATCTCTTTTGAAGGAATTTCAGATGAGGATCGATTGGCTTTTGAGGCAACTTTAGAAAAAGTTTTGTATAATTTTGAGAGAGCTGAGCAAAAATTTAATAAAAAATAA
- a CDS encoding ABC transporter permease/substrate-binding protein: MNKLILTFLEKKDELFSGIVEHIQISFIALIIALIIAIPLGIYLSYHKKLANIVIAINGVIQTIPSLAILALLIPIVGIGRKPAIIALTLYALLPILHNTYTGITGVDPMYMITSRALGMNKFQQLTKVQLPLAMPVIMTGVRTAAVLIIGTATLASLVGAGGLGKLILLGLDRNNNYLILLGAIPAALLAILFDFIFKQLEKLSIKKILILLILITFACLFGSISSFNNTKKDKLIISGKLGSEPEILINMYKILIEENSKLGVELKPGLGKTSFVFNALKNGDIDIYPEFSGTAVFTFLNETPVNNNAEDVFNQAKKGMETKFKMVMLKPMKYNNTYAIAVSKKFANENNLKTISDLASVKDKIKAGFTREFNDREDGYPGLKKLYQFEIPNIKEFEPKLRYVAVQSGNINLVDAYSTDPELAQYNMVILKDDKHLFPPYQGSPMMREETLKKYPKLKKILEKLSGKISDEEMSTMNYRVSVKGENAYNVAKEYLKKNKIIK, from the coding sequence ATGAATAAATTAATTTTGACTTTTTTAGAAAAAAAAGACGAACTTTTTAGTGGAATTGTGGAACATATTCAAATTTCTTTTATCGCACTAATAATTGCTCTAATTATTGCCATTCCACTAGGTATTTATTTAAGCTATCACAAAAAATTAGCGAACATTGTTATTGCGATTAACGGCGTTATTCAAACTATACCGTCTTTAGCAATTTTAGCACTTTTAATACCAATCGTTGGAATTGGAAGAAAACCTGCGATAATTGCTCTTACACTTTATGCTCTGCTTCCAATTTTACATAATACTTATACTGGTATTACTGGCGTAGATCCAATGTATATGATAACTTCAAGAGCTTTAGGAATGAATAAATTTCAGCAACTTACAAAAGTTCAGCTTCCACTGGCTATGCCTGTAATAATGACAGGAGTTAGAACGGCTGCTGTTTTGATTATAGGAACTGCCACACTAGCTTCCCTTGTTGGTGCTGGAGGACTTGGTAAACTGATTTTACTTGGTCTTGATAGAAATAACAACTATTTGATTTTGTTAGGAGCTATTCCTGCTGCTTTACTTGCAATTTTATTCGATTTCATCTTTAAGCAATTGGAAAAATTGAGTATCAAAAAAATATTAATTCTCCTAATTTTAATCACATTTGCGTGTCTTTTTGGATCAATTAGCAGTTTTAATAATACAAAAAAAGATAAATTGATAATTTCTGGAAAACTTGGTTCGGAGCCAGAAATATTGATAAATATGTATAAAATTTTGATTGAAGAAAATAGCAAACTTGGCGTTGAGTTAAAACCTGGACTTGGAAAAACTTCTTTTGTATTCAATGCCTTGAAAAATGGCGATATTGATATTTATCCTGAATTTTCAGGAACTGCAGTTTTCACTTTCTTGAACGAAACTCCTGTGAATAACAATGCCGAAGATGTTTTCAATCAAGCCAAAAAAGGTATGGAAACTAAATTTAAAATGGTTATGTTAAAACCTATGAAATACAATAATACTTATGCAATCGCTGTTAGCAAGAAATTTGCCAATGAAAATAATTTGAAGACAATTTCTGATTTGGCGAGTGTGAAAGATAAGATAAAGGCTGGATTTACAAGGGAGTTTAATGATCGTGAAGATGGTTATCCTGGACTTAAAAAATTGTATCAGTTTGAAATTCCGAATATTAAAGAGTTCGAGCCGAAACTTCGTTATGTTGCTGTTCAAAGTGGCAATATTAACTTGGTTGACGCTTATTCTACTGACCCCGAACTTGCTCAGTATAATATGGTTATTTTAAAGGACGACAAGCATTTATTCCCGCCATATCAAGGTTCTCCGATGATGCGGGAGGAAACTTTGAAAAAATATCCTAAATTGAAAAAGATTTTGGAAAAATTGAGTGGCAAAATTTCAGATGAAGAAATGTCGACAATGAATTACCGTGTTTCTGTAAAAGGTGAGAACGCTTACAACGTGGCAAAGGAATATCTAAAGAAAAATAAAATTATAAAATAA
- a CDS encoding NAD(P)-dependent oxidoreductase — translation MFFPMCVNLKDKKILVIGAGKVAKRKIKKITEYGTDITVLGKEIKESEILKIKNLKIIKKIWKIVKMKLKKS, via the coding sequence ATGTTTTTCCCAATGTGTGTTAATTTGAAAGATAAAAAAATTTTGGTAATTGGTGCAGGAAAAGTTGCAAAAAGAAAAATAAAAAAAATTACAGAATACGGCACGGACATTACAGTTTTAGGAAAAGAAATAAAAGAAAGTGAAATTTTGAAAATTAAAAATTTAAAAATTATAAAAAAAATTTGGAAAATAGTCAAAATGAAATTGAAAAAATCGTAA
- the mnmA gene encoding tRNA 2-thiouridine(34) synthase MnmA, producing the protein MKNKKVVVGMSGGIDSSVAALLLQQQEYEVIGVTLKHLPDELSENPGKTCCSLDDINDARYTCYNLGIPHYVINVVDEFKKEVMEYFVKIYNEGKTPSPCVICDEKVKIKKLVEFADKMGIKYISTGHYSKKSMNGLLMWDKENRKDQSYMLYRLDKNIIERFLFPLSEYEKPQVREIARQHGIHTHNKPDSQGICFAPNGYISYLKKFLGNEIKEGNFIDKNGKIIGKHIGYQFYTVGQRRGLGLNLGKAFFVVEIRPETNEVVVGDFEEILVDKIEVINYKFHYEMEKIMQKKIIARPRFSSKGLKGQLSFENGKLYFTFDEKTHENSQGQHIVFYLENELIGGGEIKKL; encoded by the coding sequence ATGAAAAATAAAAAAGTAGTAGTTGGAATGAGTGGAGGAATAGATAGTTCGGTAGCAGCGTTATTGTTGCAGCAGCAAGAATATGAAGTGATAGGAGTTACATTGAAACATTTGCCAGATGAATTGTCAGAAAATCCTGGTAAAACATGTTGTTCACTAGATGATATAAATGATGCGAGATATACTTGCTATAATTTGGGAATTCCACATTATGTGATAAATGTTGTAGATGAATTCAAAAAAGAAGTAATGGAATATTTCGTAAAAATATATAATGAAGGTAAAACGCCTTCACCTTGCGTGATTTGTGATGAGAAAGTGAAAATTAAAAAATTAGTGGAGTTTGCGGATAAAATGGGGATAAAATATATTTCAACTGGGCATTATTCCAAAAAAAGTATGAATGGACTTTTAATGTGGGATAAGGAAAATCGAAAAGACCAGTCATACATGCTTTACAGACTTGATAAAAATATTATTGAGAGATTTTTGTTCCCACTATCAGAATACGAGAAACCACAAGTTAGAGAAATCGCTCGGCAACACGGGATTCATACACACAATAAGCCAGACAGTCAAGGGATTTGTTTTGCGCCGAACGGCTATATTTCTTATTTAAAAAAATTTTTAGGAAATGAAATTAAAGAAGGAAATTTTATAGATAAAAATGGGAAAATAATTGGGAAACACATTGGTTACCAGTTTTACACAGTTGGACAACGAAGAGGACTGGGACTTAATTTAGGAAAAGCATTCTTTGTTGTGGAAATAAGACCCGAAACAAATGAAGTTGTTGTTGGAGATTTTGAAGAAATTTTGGTGGATAAAATCGAGGTTATAAATTATAAATTTCATTATGAAATGGAAAAAATTATGCAAAAAAAAATTATCGCAAGACCAAGATTTTCATCAAAAGGATTAAAGGGACAACTAAGTTTTGAAAATGGGAAGTTGTATTTTACATTTGATGAAAAAACGCATGAAAACTCGCAGGGACAACATATTGTCTTTTATTTGGAGAATGAATTAATCGGTGGTGGAGAAATAAAAAAACTTTGA
- the hemB gene encoding porphobilinogen synthase → MFKRHRKLRKNEIIRNLVKDVYLEKSDLIYPIFIEEGENIKNEIPSMPGIFRYSVDRLSEELDELVKLGINSILLFGIPKHKDECASQAYDENGVIQNAVRFIKKNYDNFLVICDVCCCEYTSHGHCGILDKNGYVKNDETIEIIGKIALSYVKAGADIVAPSDMMDGRIEKIKEVLEKNHFENVPIMAYSVKYSSAFYGPFRDAADSAPQFGDRKSYQMDFRRNRDIISEVNEDLKQGADIVIVKPGLAYLDVLKKVSDSFEVPTVAYSVSGEYSMTKAAAQNGWIDEEKVVMEQMYAMKRAGAVAIITYYAKEVAKNLKK, encoded by the coding sequence ATGTTTAAAAGACACAGAAAATTGAGAAAAAATGAAATAATTAGAAACCTTGTAAAAGATGTGTATTTGGAAAAATCTGATTTGATTTATCCAATTTTTATTGAAGAGGGGGAAAACATTAAAAATGAAATTCCATCAATGCCAGGAATTTTTAGATACTCAGTAGATAGACTTTCGGAAGAGCTAGATGAACTTGTAAAATTGGGGATAAATTCTATTTTGCTTTTTGGGATACCGAAACACAAAGATGAATGTGCATCGCAGGCTTATGATGAAAATGGTGTTATTCAAAACGCGGTAAGATTTATTAAAAAAAATTATGATAATTTTTTGGTAATTTGTGATGTTTGTTGCTGTGAATACACAAGTCATGGACATTGTGGAATTTTAGACAAAAATGGATATGTGAAAAATGACGAAACGATAGAAATAATTGGAAAAATTGCGTTGTCATATGTAAAAGCGGGAGCGGATATTGTGGCTCCGTCAGATATGATGGACGGAAGGATTGAAAAAATTAAAGAAGTTTTAGAAAAAAATCATTTTGAGAATGTACCGATAATGGCTTATTCTGTGAAATATTCTTCAGCATTTTATGGACCTTTTAGAGATGCAGCTGATTCAGCACCGCAATTTGGTGATAGAAAATCTTATCAGATGGATTTTAGACGAAATAGAGATATAATTAGCGAAGTCAATGAGGATTTAAAACAGGGAGCGGACATTGTAATTGTAAAACCAGGACTTGCTTATCTTGACGTGTTAAAGAAAGTAAGCGATTCATTTGAAGTGCCAACAGTGGCATACAGCGTTTCAGGGGAATATTCTATGACAAAAGCTGCGGCACAAAATGGTTGGATAGATGAGGAAAAAGTTGTAATGGAGCAAATGTACGCGATGAAAAGAGCAGGAGCCGTTGCTATAATAACTTATTATGCAAAAGAAGTGGCTAAAAATCTAAAAAAATAA
- a CDS encoding L,D-transpeptidase family protein: MKTKKIKFFILALTLISMISVNNFSAPKNSQKIEWKKVTLEPDLNEDGVKDKIEVEYMQSGDSVKMRFTPFVTNEKGKYTKGEKIEKTIKKGDFEKEFDNFIKSYIAEYPKKQNTKKKQQNENKNSNNLNNIKNAQDSVITPENHKNESDKKTQIKNSNSIKGPYSYSTYYLKERPKNLTFNYEYDKNSPKDMDEFVFIKNKSNIRKEPNTNAKVIKEAKYGNKFKVIGLVKSNSEGKSDDWYEVFLDGQLGYIPKSSAEKREFDWQDMMQKVNKTNAFIRDALAKSKKIYVLDDYVPLGGSGGGNRDKFGNRANQSEPAYANSSFKNANAINIPDRTIMTIEEDNDKYTKVKIDAFDEGTYYIKPSTRNMLKDSGITKEIERFIYVDRSSQNEMVIEKSGNNWNVVTSSFVTTGKDSGNSFATPYGTFLIAYAKPVMQYTGSDNKDVVGDAKNAVRFSGGGYMHSIPSLFEPKNTREQRKKVTAEKIGTYPESHKCIRHYDDQIKFIYDWLGNSTPGDKNGLRVPSTPTVMLVK, from the coding sequence ATGAAAACAAAAAAAATAAAATTTTTTATTTTGGCGCTGACTTTGATTTCTATGATTTCAGTAAATAATTTTTCAGCTCCAAAAAATTCACAAAAAATTGAATGGAAAAAAGTAACTCTTGAGCCAGATTTAAATGAAGACGGTGTTAAAGACAAGATAGAAGTGGAATACATGCAATCTGGAGACAGTGTAAAAATGAGATTTACACCGTTTGTAACTAATGAAAAAGGGAAATATACCAAAGGTGAAAAAATCGAAAAAACAATAAAAAAGGGAGATTTTGAAAAAGAATTTGATAATTTTATCAAAAGCTATATAGCGGAATATCCTAAAAAACAAAATACGAAAAAAAAACAGCAAAATGAAAATAAAAATTCAAATAATCTGAATAATATAAAAAATGCTCAAGATTCAGTAATCACCCCCGAAAACCATAAAAACGAAAGTGATAAAAAAACTCAAATAAAAAATTCAAATTCGATAAAAGGTCCTTACAGTTATTCGACTTACTACTTAAAGGAAAGACCAAAAAATTTGACTTTTAATTATGAATATGACAAAAATTCACCAAAGGATATGGACGAGTTTGTTTTTATAAAAAACAAGTCAAACATCAGAAAAGAGCCAAATACAAATGCTAAGGTCATAAAAGAAGCAAAATATGGAAATAAATTTAAAGTTATAGGTCTTGTTAAGAGTAATAGTGAAGGAAAATCTGATGACTGGTATGAAGTGTTTTTAGACGGTCAGCTTGGATATATTCCAAAATCTTCCGCTGAAAAAAGAGAATTTGACTGGCAGGATATGATGCAAAAAGTAAACAAAACAAACGCTTTCATTAGAGATGCACTTGCAAAAAGTAAAAAAATCTATGTCTTGGACGACTATGTCCCATTAGGTGGAAGTGGCGGTGGAAATCGGGATAAATTTGGAAATAGAGCAAACCAAAGTGAGCCAGCTTATGCTAACTCAAGTTTTAAAAATGCAAATGCAATAAATATACCTGACAGAACGATTATGACCATCGAAGAAGATAATGATAAATATACAAAAGTAAAAATAGACGCTTTTGATGAAGGAACTTACTACATAAAACCGTCAACTCGAAACATGTTAAAAGATTCTGGGATAACAAAAGAAATCGAAAGATTTATCTACGTTGATAGAAGTAGCCAAAATGAAATGGTTATTGAAAAATCAGGAAACAACTGGAATGTAGTAACCTCATCATTTGTAACAACTGGGAAAGATAGTGGAAATTCTTTTGCAACACCATATGGAACATTCTTAATTGCTTATGCTAAACCTGTTATGCAATATACTGGCTCTGATAACAAAGATGTTGTGGGAGATGCTAAAAATGCTGTAAGATTTAGTGGAGGAGGATATATGCACAGCATCCCTTCACTATTTGAACCTAAAAATACAAGAGAACAAAGAAAAAAAGTTACAGCTGAGAAAATAGGAACTTATCCTGAATCACACAAATGTATAAGACATTACGACGATCAGATTAAATTTATCTATGACTGGTTAGGAAACTCAACACCTGGAGATAAAAATGGACTTAGAGTGCCTAGTACGCCAACTGTAATGTTAGTCAAATAA